Proteins encoded together in one Anticarsia gemmatalis isolate Benzon Research Colony breed Stoneville strain chromosome 1, ilAntGemm2 primary, whole genome shotgun sequence window:
- the LOC142973434 gene encoding uncharacterized protein LOC142973434 isoform X2: MHHLYPLAKGDPLCPLGFHPQVRWPTRCKRCFRDYKEHGGTVRKKEDDFTASTPSLSTWNTPSSRSRDEDNGVEVEKVGRGWASSTNLSSIEPKKDAFSTGFNRTSASWTSTPDLGANETDSTNAVTVSLKLPKRRLTGPLPSLDTGQNNTTDTVTLRRPSPSPPPAAAVQTQITISKGDSLAERVRKMQLLKSQNSFEKESSIEKEREKRSLSRSKEVQQEEKTVRAKEDRTSTKDDVNFMMQVKNSRNSSASSKPPARGGPSKEKDESDDDTSTAGTVTTETTLVDVNVKEYQEQIESLKQEMETLRRRCERVEKEKSDILLRRLANIDTVNKYSTGRSSEVLKLQQKVNELTSQNEDLKDEKKHLTLKIREVESELESRPSVEAQARQIEQLRAKLLAAETLCEELMDENEDMKKELRDLEEEIEEMQDNFREDQADEYSSLRRELEQTIKNCRVLSFKLKKTERKAEQLEQEKAEHEKKLLEIVGGQEGLKRENRIKELEQEVARSTEVALRLQRELAEANTKLPATPGAPASNVKKNQLTDGKVSRSSLTRGGSQEDPAQLLRDLQDSLEREADLREQLRNAEEEASRYRHRGEARRIRPQLIPQSSRSDPISPQLLANENEKFEPKTIERILEMQLALEKSLSSLDSSPSSIGVNQITQSPQDLIVSYSEGCQTDTVLLHDVMTDTRKITLDSIVQSTIDLLEMYTQTESAFMKNKVIQTEFMGIHNFAQTDKQKLRNANVQTPTKLYSDKGLQAVNGHKEYVDACTETITVLNEEDNIFGDDLEIINNALEYRGIVCKDQSDSPPLTPDKTPESRSPYPLPFVSLFSPLAVRMPNIGRKLSPTPPSNKLDINEKGGKDEEDPAELRLLLELNEQEASVLRRKVEEMEQDRDSLKKQVKELTDKIASQPKTNSTVTLRRTSNAKGNNLAAEKVKVLEDEIADLRKKLIEKERDCERLHAELSLAQKKPKASLIKSKSLDGDQQNVDLKRQLQVIEQEANVLRSKTQSLEADNEKLQAENKKLQLLKNAKSLKSDKSIEQSATKISQLEKELQEALGKIKEFENKEKDEKIEPKKVRFGGELNNKKDSDALKTELDKLKLSFNKAEKEKAQLQASLKALKEDAIKSFKPRVPKKPTDLTTKLQMKKMVDELENEIGEMYVIMKNAGLSGTEISTRAQLEKDIEDVRSKLSRNDSEFTNEKNRLQTEIAKLKDLNTKLEGDKTDINKKLKTLEKENNNVSNQCKTLQEEKANLESQINKLNSDLKNATSLQTTMSDCMKKIEDLKKDMDVKDKEIEKLKKQVELVNKLEQDKQKLLKEVGDKAKKIGELEKKLKEADEKYKRIEKQLAVRKDRVAKLEKELSQEKEQTGALADSHRRISIDYTSEKDQMQAKLFKTESKLISLESDIKEMKDDYENKITNLESTIAAKEIHIKQLEEALRDTSNQKYDEAISSVEMAQMQDKLERTTRDLEEKQVELGNVKQDLNSTQKELTTLQSEMSQLKSEITKLENAKKDQDSKLQAEKKESSYWESKASEMDTDLQAERKKIERMRTAHDKDIKNKEAELATLKGKLKILEQSSGAGAKKISDLKQEYEETVKKLEHSLAVEKAEYEELTGKYEILEEEHVVTKARLTVEKEQAQGELIHVQKELNSALDEIKTLQDNYETQSSAWTKEKTELQNSISSLQDRLCGGGWEVERARLNAKLEQRERELRTANDQRDVLEHHHDQAKKELEEARRKLEDYERVSKIQRNLTTENAELEGELSALNTRLEQAEASRKHELGEMKLRYEGQMNTMREELKSLHNQVSRFRRERDNYKQMLDAAQKSMSEIKNGEKNARTPRTSISSTDEEEYRNKVATLEQQTACLEDELCEARLLASKLNTELVSERSAAEVRFAEMQSRLNEYEEERLLSSGRARVAGLATRMELAWHKERDEQQRLLQETSTLARDLRQTLFEIEREREKERLDMKRRIEQLKRTTEEETEEAKKKVTELQCDLLELRDAHAKLRTANEKLRRDKERHDRDRDQNKLLVGSLKRAQQEDDRIITQLLETIDDLMKQSPELFRSDASVKPEKTLATPTPPRRNRSSKSRSRSATPETGTNGMEAANTAARLRRLTDELRASRIAERQRRHQATARRAMSTEPRDTLSVSPATRNPSRAPSLKKRSISLEQTTKEQGSIWKSMDEGSVSSMQSLDGDDGRLFTMQRDTSLDSRLSGGSAQSEVLPSEKKKKKSIFGKLKKLTKSRSIDDQVDSTGVVDFRPIGTVSQGSDSDMSAAGSRRDLRGRLSDMFSRKGQMSRGNSKEQSPERPASAMGSMSSTSSRPPLRVASSSTLTRSSPAKPDVPRPASATPAAKRKGK, from the exons ATGCATCACTTGTATCCTCTGGCGAAGGGCGACCCGCTGTGTCCGCTGGGCTTCCACCCGCAGGTGCGGTGGCCGACGCGTTGCAAGCGTTGCTTCCGCGACTACAAGGAACACGGCGGGACGGTCCGCAAGAAAGAGGATGACTTTACCGCGTCCACCCCCAGCCTCTCCACGTGGAACACGCCGTCGTCACG AAGTCGTGATGAGGATAATGGCGTGGAAGTGGAGAAGGTCGGCCGAGGCTGGGCGTCAAGCACGAACCTTAGCTCAATCGAACCCAAGAAAGACGCCTTCTCCACGG GGTTCAACAGAACCAGTGCATCGTGGACGTCGACGCCGGACCTGGGGGCCAACGAGACCGATAGCACGAACGCAGTCACCGTCAGTCTGAAACTGCCCAAACGACGGCTTACAGGACCTCTGCCGTCGTTAGATACGGGGCAAAATAATACGACTG ATACGGTGACGTTGCGACGACCATCACCATCTCCTCCGCCGGCGGCTGCGGTGCAAACACAAATCACCATAAGCAAAGGCGACTCGCTTGCAGAACGCGTGCGAAAG ATGCAGTTACTAAAATCTCAAAATAGTTTTGAAAAGGAATCAAGTATAGAAAAAGAGAGGGAAAAGAGAAGTTTATCTAGAAGTAAAGAAGTTCAGCAAGAAGAAAAGACTGTTCGGGCGAAAGAAGACAGAACTTCAACAAAAGACGATGTTAACTTTATGATGCAG GTGAAGAATTCCCGCAATTCATCGGCAAGCTCCAAGCCACCCGCGCGGGGTGGACCTTCCAAAGAGAAAGATGAGTCGGATGACGACACTAGCACCGCTGGCACCGTCACCACCGAAACTACACTCGTCGATGTCAATGTTAAGGAGTATCAG GAGCAAATAGAAAGTTTGAAGCAAGAAATGGAAACTCTTAGAAGACGCTGTGAGAGGGTAGAAAAAGAGAAGAGTGATATTCTGCTACGAAGGCTGGCGAACATCGACACAGTGAACAAGTACAGCACGGGACGATCGTCAGAGGTTCTCAAACTGCAGCAGAAGGTCAACGAGCTGACGTCACAGAACGAAGACCTCAAGGACGAGAAGAAACATCTCACGCTGAAGATTAGGGAAGTTGAGAGTGAACTTGAG TCTCGGCCATCAGTAGAAGCGCAAGCACGGCAGATAGAACAGCTTCGAGCGAAACTATTAGCCGCGGAAACCTTGTGCGAGGAGCTGATGGACGAGAACGAAGATATGAAGAAAGAACTGCGGGACCTCGAAGAGGAAATCGAGGAAATGCAGGACAACTTCAG GGAGGACCAAGCCGATGAATACTCGTCATTAAGAAGGGAATTAGAGCAGACAATAAAGAATTGTAGAGTTTTATCGTTTAAGTTAAAAAAGACTGAAAGGAAAGCCGAGCAACTTGAACAGGAGAAAGCTGAACACGAGAAGAAACTTTTAGAG ATAGTCGGCGGTCAAGAAGGCTTGAAACGTGAGAATCGCATCAAAGAGTTGGAGCAAGAAGTGGCGCGGTCGACCGAGGTGGCGTTGAGGTTACAACGGGAGCTGGCTGAAGCCAACACCAAGTTACCCGCCACGCCGGGAGCACCGGCCTCTAATGTTAAGAAGAACCAACTTACTGATGgg AAAGTGTCGCGTTCATCTCTAACCCGGGGTGGAAGTCAGGAGGACCCAGCCCAGTTACTCCGAGACCTTCAGGACTCATTGGAACGAGAGGCTGACCTCCGAGAACAACTACGTAATGCTGAGGAGGAG GCTAGTCGATATCGACATCGCGGCGAAGCCAGAAGAATCCGTCCACAACTAATTCCACAATCATCCCGTTCTGATCCAATCTCACCTCAACTTTTAGCTAACGAAAATGAAAAGTTCGAACCGAAAACTATTGAGAGAATACTTGAAATGCAACTCGCATTAGAAAAAAGTTTATCATCTCTCGACAGTAGTCCATCATCGATCGGTGTAAACCAAATCACTCAATCTCCACAAGATCTTATTGTTAGTTATTCTGAAGGTTGTCAGACGGACACCGTTTTACTGCATGATGTTATGACTGACACTAGGAAGATAACTCTCGACTCCATTGTTCAAAGCACTATTGATCTTTTAGAAATGTACACCCAAACAGAATCTGCATTCATGAAAAACAAGGTCATTCAGACTGAATTTATGGGAATTCATAACTTTGCACAAACTGACAAACAGAAACTAAGAAATGCTAATGTGCAGACGCCCACTAAGCTTTACAGTGACAAAGGCTTACAAGCTGTTAATGGTCATAAAGAATATGTAGACGCTTGTACAGAAACGATTACCGTTCTTAACGAAGAAGATAACATTTTTGGGGATGACTTAGAAATCATTAATAACGCCTTAGAATATAGGGGCATAGTTTGTAAAGATCAATCGGACAGCCCCCCTCTTACTCCAGATAAAACGCCGGAATCTCGATCTCCATATCCCTTACCCTTCGTATCTTTATTCAGTCCGTTGGCTGTAAGAATGccaaatatag GTCGTAAGCTGTCACCAACGCCTCCATCAAATAAACTTGATATTAACGAAAAAGGTGGAAAAGACGAAGAAGATCCAGCTGAACTTCGTCTCTTACTTGAACTTAACGAACAG GAGGCATCAGTACTACGACGAAAGGTGGAGGAAATGGAGCAAGACAGGGATTCTCTGAAGAAACAAGTCAAAGAGCTAACGGATAAAATCGCCAGTCAACCAAAAACGAATTCAACTGTCACCCTTCGTAGGACTTCCAATGCTAAGGGCAATAATCTAGCAGCAGAAAAAGTCaag GTACTAGAAGACGAAATAGCAGATTTAAGGAAGAAACTTATAGAAAAAGAACGAGATTGTGAAAGACTACACGCTGAACTTAGCCTAGCACAAAAGAAGCCAAAAGCCTCACTCATCAAAAGCAA GTCACTGGACGGCGACCAACAAAACGTCGACCTTAAACGACAACTCCAAGTCATAGAACAGGAAGCCAACGTACTACGTTCCAAGACACAGAGCTTAGAAGCTGATAACGAGAAACTGCAAGCAGAAAACAAAAAGTTACAG CTATTAAAGAACGCCAAGTCCTTAAAATCCGATAAATCAATAGAACAAAGTGCAACAAAAATAAGTCAATTAGAAAAAGAACTACAAGAAgctctaggaaaaataaaagaatttgaaAATAAGGAAAAAGATGAGAAGATAGAACCTAAGAAGGTTAGATTTGGTGGAgaacttaataacaaaaaagataGTGACGCACTTAAAACAGAATTAGACAAATTGAAACTAAGCTTCAACAAG GCGGAGAAAGAAAAAGCTCAATTACAAGCCTCATTGAAAGCCTTGAAAGAAGATGCAATCAAATCGTTCAAACCGAGAGTTCCAAAGAAGCCTACTGATTTGACAACCAAACTACAAATGAAGAAGATGGTTGACGAATTAGAAAATGAAATAG gAGAAATGTATGTGATTATGAAAAACGCTGGCCTCTCCGGCACTGAAATAAGTACAAGAGCACAATTAGAGAAAGACATTGAAGATGTAAGATCGAAACTATCCAGAAATGACTCCGAGTTCACGAATGAGAAGAATCGGTTACAAACTGAGATTGCTAAACTAAAGGACCTCAATACAAAGTTAGAAGGTGATAAAACAGATATAaacaagaaattaaaaacactagagaaagaaaacaataatgtaTCGAATCAATGTAAAACTCTACAAGAGGAGAAAGCTAATTTGGAgtcacaaataaacaaactcaatTCTGATCTCA AAAATGCAACATCATTACAAACGACAATGTCCGACTGCATGAAGAAAATTGAAGACCTCAAGAAGGATATGGATGTTAAAGACAAAGAAATTGAAAAGTTGAAAAAACAAGTTGaacttgttaataaattagaacAGGACAAACAGAAATTGCTCAAAGAG GTTGGAGACAAAGCTAAAAAGATAGGTGAGTTAGAAAAGAAATTGAAGGAGGCCGATGAGAAATATAAACGAATTGAGAAACAACTAGCCGTCAGAAAAGATCGCGTCGCCAAATTAGAGAAAGAG CTTTCTCAAGAGAAGGAGCAGACCGGAGCATTAGCCGATAGCCATCGGCGTATTTCTATTGATTACACTAGTGAAAAAGATCAAATGCAAGCAAAACTCTTTAAGACCGAGAGTAAACTTATATCATTAGAATCTGATATTAAAGAAATGAAAGACGACTACGagaataaaataactaacttgGAATCAACTATAGCTGCCAAAGAAATTCACATTAAACAACTG GAGGAAGCCTTACGAGATACTTCCAATCAAAAGTACGATGAAGCGATATCGTCAGTTGAAATGGCACAAATGCAGGATAAGTTAGAGAGAACAACTAGAGATCTTGAAGAGAAGCAGGTGGAATTAGGAAATGTCAAACAAGATCTGAACTCGACTCAGAAGGAACTTACAACTCTACAATCCGAAATGTCACAATTGAAGTCTGAGATAACTAAGTTAGAAAATGCTAAGAAGGATCAAGACAGCAAATTACAAGCAGAAAAGAAAGAATCCAGTTACTGGGAGAGTAAAGCTTCCGAAATGGACACAGATTTACAG gcTGAACGCAAAAAGATCGAGCGCATGCGTACCGCGCACGACAAAGACATTAAGAATAAAGAAGCTGAGCTGGCAACACTCAAGGGCAAACTGAAAATTCTGGAACAATCATCCGGTGCTGGTGCTAAGAAAATATCTGATCTCAAACAGGAATATGAAGAAACTGTTAAAA aaCTGGAGCATTCACTTGCTGTAGAGAAAGCTGAATACGAAGAATTGACTGGCAAATACGAAATATTAGAGGAGGAGCATGTCGTAACTAAAGCTAGACTAACCGTAGAAAAAGAACAGGCTCAAGG tGAACTAATACATGTCCAGAAGGAACTAAATTCAGCAttagatgaaataaaaactCTTCAAGACAACTATGAGACGCAGTCTTCAGCGTGGACTAAAGAAAAGACTGAACTCCAG AACTCGATATCATCACTACAAGATCGCCTTTGTGGTGGTGGTTGGGAGGTCGAACGTGCGCGGCTGAACGCTAAATTGGAGCAACGGGAGCGTGAATTGCGTACCGCAAACGACCAACGAGATGTTCTGGAACATCACCATGATCAAGCCAAGAAAGAG TTGGAGGAGGCCAGAAGAAAACTGGAAGACTACGAAAGAGTGTCCAAGATTCAGAGGAACTTGACAACAGAAAATGCAGAATTAGAAGGCGAATTGTCCGCTCTGAATACAAGACTTGAACAGGCTGAAGCGTCAAGGAAGCATGAGCTTGGAGAAATGAAGTTGCGATATGAAGGCCAGATGAATACTATGAGGGAAGAATTGAAATCGCTGCACAACCAG GTATCAAGATTCAGGAGAGAAAGAGACAACTATAAACAGATGTTGGATGCAGCACAGAAGTCGATGTCAGAGATTAAGAACGGTGAAAAGAACGCTAGAACACCGAGAACATCAATATCTAGTACTGATGAG GAGGAATACCGCAACAAAGTGGCGACACTGGAGCAGCAGACGGCGTGCTTGGAGGATGAGCTATGCGAAGCTCGTCTATTGGCTTCCAAACTTAACACCGAGCTCGTTAGTGAAAGGTCTGCAGCTGAAGTTCGCTTTGCTGAAATGCAATCCAGACTCAACGAG TACGAAGAAGAAAGATTGCTGTCATCGGGAAGAGCACGCGTGGCAGGTCTTGCAACGCGAATGGAGCTTGCTTGGCACAAGGAACGTGATGAGCAACAACGTTTGCTGCAAGAAACCTCTACGCTCGCTCGAGACCTTCGACAGACACTCTTTGAG attgaACGTGAAAGAGAAAAAGAGAGGTTAGACATGAAGAGACGGATAGAACAGTTGAAGAGAACAACTGAGGAAGAAACCGAAGAGGCGAAGAAGAAG GTGACAGAATTGCAATGTGATTTGCTCGAGTTGCGTGATGCCCACGCTAAGCTGCGCACAGCTAACGAGAAGTTACGTCGCGACAAAGAACGTCATGATCGTGACCGCGATCAGAACAAACTTCTTGTTGGTTCACTGAAACGGGCACAGCAG GAGGATGATAGAATAATAACGCAACTACTAGAGACAATAGACGACTTAATGAAACAGAGTCCCGAGCTGTTCCGATCAGACGCATCAGTCAAACCAGAGAAGACGTTAGCAACGCCCACTCCACCAAGAAGGAATAGG TCATCAAAGTCTCGATCACGATCAGCCACACCGGAGACAGGCACCAATGGTATGGAGGCTGCGAACACTGCCGCTCGCTTGCGACGCTTGACTGATGAGCTGCGAGCATCGAGGATAGCTGAACGACAGCGCAGACATCAAGCCACCGCCAGAAG AGCTATGTCAACGGAGCCCAGAGATACACTCTCAGTGTCACCGGCCACACGAAATCCCTCTCGAGCCCCATCACTCAAGAAACGATCAATATCTCTTGAACAAACTACTAAAGAACAG ggCTCGATATGGAAGTCTATGGATGAGGGTAGTGTATCCTCAATGCAGTCGCTTGATGGAGATGATGGACGCCTATTCACAATGCAAAGGGATACTAGTCTCGATAG TCGGTTGTCAGGAGGATCAGCTCAGAGTGAAGTGTTGCCTTCagagaagaagaaaaagaagagtATATTTGGCAAATTAAAGAAGCTGACAAAATCTCGTTCTATTGACGATCAAGTTGATTCCACAGGAGTTGTAGACTTCAGACCGATAGGCACGGTTTCGCAG GGTTCAGATTCAGATATGAGCGCCGCGGGCAGTAGACGAGATTTGCGAGGTCGCCTCTCAGATATGTTCAGCAGAAAGGGACAAATGTCACGCGGCAACAG CAAAGAGCAAAGTCCCGAACGGCCAGCGAGTGCGATGGGCAGTATGAGCAGTACATCGTCGCGGCCGCCACTACGAGTTGCTAGTAGCTCCACGCTCACACGGTCATCACCTGCTAAACCG GATGTGCCGAGACCAGCGAGTGCCACCCCCGCGGCGAAGAGGAAAGGAAAATAA